The genomic region GCGGCGATCATCGCGTCCAGCGCCTTGGCCTGATCGGCCGGCCAGTGTTTCAGGTCGGTGGCGAAGGCCTGAGTGGCCAGGCCCATGCCCACAGCCAGTGCGACAGCCAGAAATTTCGGTGCGAACTTCATAAGCCTCTTCTCCCTGATTCAAAGAGATCGACGCTAACAAATATGTGTGACAGTCCTCGTCTGTCAGCGACCGCCCACGTCCCTATCGCGCCAGATGCATTGCCGAGAGCGACACGGGCTTATTCCAAAAACGACGGACGCCCTAAGATTTCGGTATTAAATCATTGCAAATCAAGCTGTTAGGCTTGCCGGTTCGCAGCAGCCCCGGAAGGCTGTTAGCAAAGTCTTTCTGGAGTTCTCATGAACCTACCGTTGATTCTCAACTTGCTGGTGTTCCTCGCCCTGCTCTTCGGTCTGGCGCAAACCCGCCACACCACCTGGAGCCTGGCGAAAAAAGTCCTGCTCGCGCTGGTGCTGGGCGTCGCGTTCGGCGTGGCCCTGCACACCGTTTACGGTGCCGGCAACCCGGTGCTGAAAGCGTCGATCGGCTGGTTCGATCTGGTCGGTAACGGTTACGTGCAGTTGCTGCAAATGATCGTTATCCCGCTGGTGTTCGCCTCGATCCTCAGCGCCGTGGCGCGTCTGCACAATGCTTCGTCGCTGGGCAAGATCAGCTTCCTGACCATTGGCACCCTGCTGTTCACCACCGCGATTGCGTCGCTGATCGGTATCGGCCTGACCAACCTGTTCGGCCTCACCGCTGAAGGTCTGGTCGCCGGCACCCAGGAAATGGCCCGTCTGCAAACCATTCAGTCCGACTATGCCGGGAAGGTTGCCGACCTGAATGTGCCGCAACTGCTGCTGTCGTTCATTCCGCAAAACCCGTTTGCCGATCTGGCGCGGGCCAAGCCGACCTCGATCATCAGCGTGGTGATTTTCGCCGCATTCCTCGGGGTTGCCGCGCTGCAACTGCTCAAGGATGACGTCGAGAAAGGTCAGAAAGTGATCAATGCCATCGACACCCTGCAAGCCTGGGTGATGCGTCTGGTACGACTGGTGATGAAACTGACCCCTTACGGCGTGCTGGCGCTGATGACCAAAGTGGTCGCCGGTTCCAACCTGCAGGACATCATCAAACTCGGCAGCTTCGTCGTTGTGTCGTACCTCGGTCTGGGCCTGATGTTTGTCGTGCACGGCTTGCTGGTGTCGGCCGCCGGGATCAACCCGCTGCGTTTCTTCCGCAAGATCTGGCCGGTGCTGACGTTCGCGTTCACCAGCCGCTCCAGCGCGGCGAGCATTCCGCTGAGCATTGAAGCGCAGACTCGGCGTCTGGGGATTCCGCAATCGGTGGCGAGTTTTGCCGCATCGTTCGGTGCGACCATCGGCCAGAACGGTTGCGCCGGTTTGTACCCAGCAATGTTGGCGGTGATGGTTGCGCCGACCGTAGGCATCAACCCGCTGGATCCGCTGTGGATCGCGACGCTGGTGGCGATTGTGACGTTGAGTTCGGCGGGCGTGGCCGGGGTCGGTGGCGGCGCGACGTTTGCGGCGCTGATCGTGCTGCCGGCGATGGGTTTGCCGGTGTCACTGGTGGCGTTGCTGATTTCGGTTGAGCCGCTGATCGATATGGGGCGGACGGCGTTGAACGTGAGTGGTTCGATCACTGCTGGCGCGATTACCAGTCAGGTGATGCAGCAGACTGATAAAGAGTTGCTGGATGCTGATGAGCATGCGGAACTTGCTCAGGCTTGATTAGCGCCTGACAGACCGCTATCGCGAGCAGGCTCACTCCTACATTGGAATGCGTTTCCCTGTAGGAGTGAGCCTGCTCGCGATGCTTTTTAGGCTTTTTCCCAGACTTCGAAGTTGTACGCTGGCTTATCTTCAACCGCCGGGTTTTCAACGTTGGAAACCAGTTTCCACTGGCTCGAATCAAACTCCGGAAACCACGCATCCCCTTCCGGGCTCAACGCCACGCGAGTCAGATACAGACGATCCGCCTGCGCCAGCCCTTGCGCGTACAACTGCGCGCCGCCAATCAGCATCAGCTCATCAACGCCCTGCGCCTTCGCCCATTCCTCGGCGCGAACCACGGCCGCTTCCAGCGACGGATAAACCTCGGCACCTTCGAGCACCAGACCGGCCTGACGGCTGACCACGATATTCAAGCGCCCCGGCAATGGCCGACCGAGCGAATCCCAGGTCTTGCGACCCATGATGATCGGCTTGCCCAAGGTGGTGGCCTTGAAGTATTTGAAGTCCCCCGGCAGGTGCCAGGGCATGCTGTTGTCGACGCCGATCACGCGGTTTTCACCGAGGGCTGCGATCAGGCTGAGGGGGAGTGATTTAGTCATGCCGGCGAGGATACCAGAGCCGCGCTTACCCCGATAAGCGCCACAGCGGTTATGCTCAGCGCTCATTTAAGCGACGGGACGCTGCGTGACTGAACTGACTCCACTGCAAAACCTCTGGCTCACCGAGACCGTGCGCCTGCGCGAAGAACACGCAGGCCCCTTGGATGATCTGGAAGCCAATCGTCTGGCCCGCACCGTCGGCGGCGATCTGCCGAGCCGCATTCAGCGCCGGGCGCTCTGGCTGGCCGAACGTGACGGGCTGACGGCCGCCCTCAAACACTGGCTGCAAGGCGCGCGTCTGGCACTGCTATTGATGGTGGTGCTGGCCTGCGTCACTGGCGCAGGCATGGCATTTTCTGCGCTCGGCGACGGTACGCGAGCAGTGAACATTTTCTGGGCGCTGGGCACCTTGCTCGGGGTCAATCTGATCCTGCTGCTGAGTTGGGCATTCGGTCTGCTATTCGCTGGCGAACATGCTGCTGCGCTTGGCAGGTTGTGGCTGTGGCTTAGCGAGAAATTTGCCCGGGACGCCAAAGCCGCGCAATTACCCCCCGCATTACTGGTCTTGCTGCAACGCCATAAACTCAATCGCTGGGCGATTGGCTCGCTGGTCAATGGCCTGTGGCTGCTGATCATGTTCAGCGCGCTAAGCATGCTGATATTGATGATGGCCACTCGGCAATATGACTTCATCTGGGAAAGCACGCTGCTGGGCGCTGACTTCTTCGCGGCACTGACTGATGCGTTGACGGTTATTCCCCATGCGCTGGGCTGGAGTGCGCCGAGCGTGGACATGATTCGCGTAACGCTGGACACCGATTACAACCGCGTCCTGGTTCGCCAGATGTGGGCGATTTGGCTGGTCGGCGCGGTGCTGATCTATGGCGTGCTACCCCGCCTTGTGCTGATGCTGTTCTGCCGTTGGCGCTGGAAACGTGGGCGTGATCGCTTGCGTCTGGAGCTGAACCTGCCCGGCTACGCGCATCTGCGCGAACGTCTGATGCCGACCAGCGAACGCCTCGGCGTCAACGACCCGGAGCCGGCGCAATTGCACCGTGTCGAAAGCGGCGTTGGTGAACGGGTTAGCGAAGGCGCGTTGTTGGTCGCGATTGAACTCGATGAGCAGCGCCCATGGCCGCCCGCGCTGCCGAAAAACGTCAGCAACGCCGGCATCCTCGACAGCCGCGAATCACGCCACAAACTGCTCGAACAACTCAGTCGCTTTCCGCCGGCACGCCTGGCGATTACCTGCGACCCACGGCGCTCGCCGGATCGCGGCAGCCTCGCCTTGATCGCCGAACTGGCGCGCAGTGCGGGCGAGACTCGCGTGTGGCTGCTGCAAGCGCCGCCCGGCGAAGCACTGGATGCCGAGCGTCTCGGCGACTGGCACGTCGCACTGCAACAACTTGACTTGAAGTTCGCCGATTGCGCGCCGTTGAACTGGCTGGAGACGGGTCATGACTGATGCCTGGAAAGCGCCGCTGAAACTCGCGGTGGTCGGCCACACCAACGTCGGCAAAACCTCGCTGCTGCGCACGCTGACCCGCGATGTCGGTTTCGGCGAAGTCTCCCATCGCCCGAGCACTACCCGGCATGTCGAGGGCGCGCGGTTGTCGGTGGACGGCGAACCGTTGCTCGACCTCTACGATACGCCGGGGCTGGAAGACGCCATTGCCCTGCTGGATTTTCTCGAACGCCTGGAACGCCCCGGCGAACGCCTCGATGGTCCGGCACGACTGGCGCGATTTCTCGACGGCAGCGAGGCACGCCAGCGCTTTGAGCAGGAAGCTAAAGTACTGCGGCAATTACTCGCCTCCGACGCCGGATTGTATGTGATCGATGCCCGCGAACCGGTGTTGGCCAAGTACCGCGACGAACTGGAAGTGCTCGCCAGTTGCGGCAAGCCGCTGCTGCCGGTGCTGAATTTCGTCAGCAGTGCCAACCATCGCGAGCCGGATTGGCGTGAAGCGTTGGCACGGCTTGGGCTGCATGCGCTGGTGCGTTTCGACAGCGTTGCGCCGCCGGAAGATGGCGAGCGACGGCTGTATGAAAGTCTGGCGCTGCTGCTGGAAAACGCTCGTCCGCAATTGGAGCGGCTGATTGCCGATCAACAGGCTCAGCGCCTCGCGCGTCAGCAAAGTGCGGCGCGCTTGATTGCTGAGTTGTTGATCGACTGCGCCGCGTGCCGACGCAGTGTGGTCAGCGAGGCGGAGCAGGAGCAGCAAGCCATCAGCGAACTGCGCAAGGCTGTGCGCCAGCGCGAGCAGAAGTGTGTTGAGGCGTTGCTCAAGCTGTACGCGTTTCGTCCGCAGGATGCGGCGGCGAGTGATTTGCCGTTGCTCGATGGACGCTGGGGTGATGACTTGTTCAACCCGGAAACCTTGAAGCAACTCGGCGTACGCGTGGGCGGCGGTATTGCTGCCGGTGCGGCGGCAGGGGCTGGCGTGGATCTGCTGGTTGGCGGAATCACCCTCGGCGCGGCGGCATTGGCCGGGGCGATTGCCGGTGGCGCGTTGCAGACGGCGCGCAGTTATGGCAGCCGGTTGCTCGGCAAGATCAAAGGGCAGCGCGAGCTGACGGTGGATGATGGGGTGTTGCGGCTGTTGGCGTTGCGCCAGCGGCAGTTGGTGTTGGCGCTGGATCAGCGTGGGCACGCGGCGATGGATGCGGTTCAGGTGGCGACCCCGCAGGATAAAACCTGGCGTGAGGGCAAGTTGCCGGAAGCGCTGAACAAGGCGCGGGCGCATCCGCAGTGGTCGTCGTTGAATCCGCAGGCGAAGTTGAATCAGGCTGAGCGGCAAGAGCAGATTGAGGGGTTGGTTGATCGGGTGCTTGAGCTTTAGATCGCTACCCCCTCACCTGATCTGGTCAAACGATACTGGACACGGTTATAGGGTTTTACCCTTTTTCATGCCGCCAGGGCCTCCATGTCCACCGGAGTTCGGTAGCCATTGTGACTGTGCAGCCTGATCCGATTGTAATAATGGGTCAGGTAGCGCAACACATCGGTACTGGCCTCGTCTTCGTTTCGGTAGCCTGTCTTGGGTATCCATTCAGATTTCAAACTGCCAAAGAAACGCTCCATCGGCGCGTTATCCCAGCAGTTTCCTCGTCGACTCATGCTTTGTTTTATGCGCATGTCCGCCAGCGTTTCACGAAACACTTTACTACTGTAATGACAGCCCTGATCCGAATGGAACATTAGGTTTTCAGGGCGTCCTCGCGACTCGAAAGCCATCTTTAACGCTCGACAGGTCAGAGCTGAATCCGGACTTCTGGACATCGCCCAGCCGACGATGCGGCGGGCATGCAGATCAAGTACAGCAGCCAGATAAACCCAGTAAGTACCGGCCCAAATGTAAGTCACGTCGCCACACCACACTCGATTGGGGGCCTCGACATTGAATTTACGCTCCAAATGATTGGGGGCGTATTGCGCCTCCGCACCGCTGGGTTTGTACCGATGCCTGCGCCGTTGCTGGCTCTTCAAACCGAGCTCGCGCATCAGGCTACGAGCCATGTAACGACCTACCGACTCTTTTTCGTTACACAGCGCTTTTGACAGGCTGCGCGCGCCCATTGAGCCGCGACTTTGCTCATGTAATTCGGCAGCCTTGATCTTTAGGCGATCGCGCCCGACATGCACTTTCGCCCGCTGTTTCAGACGCTCGTAATAACTGCTGCGGTTGATACCAAACACGCCACACAACTCGGATCTTGGATATTGCTCGCTTAACTCCTCGACCAGCCTTACCGATCGAGGGAATCCGACATCAAGAGAGCTGTAGCCTTTTTTAAAATTTCCTTCTCGCGCTCAATCCGTCGAATTGTTGCTTCCAGTTCTTGGATGCGTTGTTGGTCAACGGTCATGGCCTTGGACTTCTCAGGCGTCTTGCCGCTGCGCTCCGCACGCAGTTGCTCAACCCAGCGGCGCAGAGCTGTAGGGCCCACGCCCATTGCTTCACAGGCTTCACTCACCGAATAGTCTTTATCCAAAACCAGGCAAGCCGCATCCCGTTTGAAATCTGTCGAAAAATATCGTCTGGTCAAATCACACCTCGTCGTTGGGCGTAGATTAACGCCCTTTAGGGGTGTCCAGAATCATTAAGCCAGATCAACCCCAGCCCTCTCCCCCAAGGGGGCGAGGGGGAAAGGGAGCAGATCTGCATGCTGTCCAAACCTGAGTTCGACTGGATATTTCAGGTCGGTGTTTGGCTCAAAAACAACACGGTCGGCTCCCTCTCCCTCCGGGAGAGGGCTGGGGTGAGGGCGACAATCACTCAGCCAACAACAAAACCTCAGCCTTGCGCTTGAGCACCGCCAGATCCATCACCGGCACCGCCCTCTCCTTGGCCAACTCATCCCACTGCCGCATCCGCAAACTGACCGCACACAACGGATCCCGCTCAAACACATCCGCCTCAGCCTCGGTCATCACCCCGCCCTGATATTCCAACGTCCGCCGACTCGCCTCACTCAGCCGATCAAAATATCCCGGCTCCCGCAACGTCAGATACCGCTTGGCCTGTACGTGATACTCCACGAGCTGCGCCATACGCTCGCTGAAACCGGCCTCGCGCAAATAATCCGCACCCAGCCGTTCATGACTGACCACGCCAAAGCCGCCCATGTTCTCAGCGCCCTCGGCACACAAATGGCCGATGTCATGAAAGAACGCCGCCAGCACCACTTCATCATCAAAGCCCTCAGCCATCGCCAGTTCGGCCGCCTGAGACATATGCTCAATCTGTGACACCGGCTCGCCGATGTAATCGCTGGTGCCGAAGCGTTCGTACAGCCCGAATACCCGCGCAACGACTTGCTCATGACCTGTCATCAAATTTCCTCCAGCAACTGCGCAACGTTGCGCTCGGCCAACGCCGGGCCGACGCTCATGCCGACGCCGGTGTGCATCAGCGCCACACTCAACCCCGCTGCCGGGCGCAGGAACGAAAATGGCCCCGGCCCCCGTGAACCATAGACGCCCTGCCAGCGCTCGACCACTTGCACCTTGCAGCCCAGCGTCTGCTCGGCCAGCTCGATCATCCAGTTGTCCACTTGCTCGGCGTTGAACGGTGAAGGATCGCTGCCGTAGTGGTGCGAGTCGCCGATGATCAGCTCGCCGTAAGGTGTCGGGCTGATCAGCAGGTGAATGCCGTTGTCGTGCAGGTGCGGTTGCTCGCGCAGGATCTGCGCCTGCACCGCCGCCGCTTCTGGCAGATCGGCGAAGGCGCCGTAGTGCACGCAGCTCAGACCGGTGAGCAAGGCGTGTTGCAGGTTGAGATCGACCTGCGGTTTGGCGCGGAGCATTTGCAGACGGCAGATTTGCGGGTCGAGCGCGGCGATCGGTTCGGCCAGCAGGGTCTGATAGTCGTGGCCGGAGCAGACGACGATCTGCTTCGCGGTAAAGCTGCCGGCGGTGCTGTGCAGGTGTCCGGTTTCGACGTCGCGTACCAGCGTGGAGAAGTGGAACTCGACACCGAGGTCGCGGCGCAGGTAATCGATCAGCGCCGGGATTGCTTCGCGTGAGTACAGCTGTTGATCGTCGATGCCATGGAGGGCTGCGCGGTGGTGGCTGAACTGGCCGTGATACAGATCGCGCAAGGCCGCGCCGCGCAGCAACTGGATGTTGTAACCGTGCTCCACGGCGCGACCGTTGCAGAACACTTCCAGCAAGTGTTCTTCAACTTCAGTGCGAGCGAACAGGTACGAGCCGTTACGCTTGATCTGCAAGCCTGCGAGCTGCGCCCAGTCGCCCCATATCTCGCGGCTGGCCTTGGCCAGTTCGAGCATTGGGCCGGGTGGTTGGCCAGTGACCAGCGCCTGGCCGAAGTTGCGCACCGAGGCGCCGAGGGGGGTGGCGGTGCGTTCGAAAACGGCGACCTTGAGGCCGCGTTTGGCGGCGGCGTAGGCGTGGGACAGGCCGAGGATGCCAGCGCCGACGATGAGCAGGTCTTGGTGTTGTGTCATTTAGAAATGTCCTGCATGAGAGACCGCTTTCGCGAGCAGGCTCGCTCCCACAGGGGATTTTTAGTGCCCACAGAATTTGCGTTCACTGAAGATCCAATGTGTCAGCCCCCTCAGAGAATTGTGTTGTGAACACGGTCCAATGTGGGAGCGAGCCTGCTCGCGAAGGGGCCCTGTCAGTCGATAAAGATCTTACTTGGCCGCCACTTTCTCGGACTTGCCGTCATAACGCTTGCGCCACTCGGTCAGGATCTCGTCACGATTCTTCGAGGCCCAGGCGAAGTCGTTCTTGATCAAACGCTGCTCGTAATCGGCCGGCAATTCGGTCTGCGGCTTGGCGATCCCCGGTTGCGCGAGCACGGCGAAGTTCTCCTTGTACAGATCCATCGCCTCAGCACTCGCCGAGAAGTCAGCCAGTTTCTTCGCTGCCTCTTCATGCGGCGTGCCTTTGATCACGGCAGTCGCTTCGATCTCCCAGCCCAGGCCTTCCTTCGGCAGGATGATGTCCAGCGGCGCGCCCTGACGCTTCAGCTGTACCGCCGGGTATTCAAAGGAAATCCCAATCGGGAACTCGCCCGCCGCGGCTAACTTGCAAGGCTTGGAACCGGAGTGAACGTATTGGCCGATGTTCTGGTGCAGACCGTCCATGTACGCCCAACCCTGCTTTTCACCGAAGGTTTGCAGCCAGGCACTGACGTCGAGGAAACCGGTGCCGGACGACGCCGGATTCGGCATAACGATCTTGCCTTTGTACTCAGGCTTGGTCAGATCCTGCCAGCTCACTGGCTTGGTCAAACCCTGCTTCTCGGCCTCGACGGTGTTAAAGCAAATCGTCGCGGCCCACACGTCCATGCCCACCCACGCTGGCGGGTTGGCGGCGTCGCGGTAGTTCGCGCCGATCTTGCCGAGATCCTTCGGCGCGTAGCTTTGCAGCATGCCTTGCTGATCGAGGATCGCCAGGCTCGAAGCAGCCAGGCCCCACACCGCGTCAGCCTGTGGACGGGCCTTTTCGGCGAGCAGTTTGGCAGTGATGATCCCGGTGGAATCACGCACCCATTTGATCTCGACGTCCGGGTTGGCCTTTTCGAACGCCTCTTTGTAGGACTTCAGTTGCTCGGCTTCGAGGGCGGTGTACACCGTCAACTCGGTTTTTGCCGCGAAGGCATTCAGGCTGAAAGTAGCGAGCACAGCAGCGGCCAGGGCCAAAGGCTTGAACATGATCGGTATCCTGTCTTTTGAGTTGAGGGTGTGAATCAGTGACCGGGCGCGGTTTGCCGCCAGGCTTGAGAACGGCGCAGCAAGCCGCGCGAAGCCCACGCCAGCAGCAAGGACACGCCCGCCGAAGTGAACAGAATCAGGGTCGACATCGCCGCCGCGCCGCCGACGTTGCCGGCGTCATCCATGTTCAGCACCGCCACTGCCGCGAGAATGGTGTCAGGGCTGTAGAGGAAGATCGCCGCCGACACCGTGGTCATCGCCGAGACGAACAGGTAGCGCACGATGTCCAGCAGCGCCGGCAGGCAGATCGGTACGGTGACGCGCAGGTAGTGGCGGTACAGCGGCGCCTTCAGCGACAGCGCAGCGGCTTCGAACTCGGCGTCGAGTTGGCGCAATGCAGTGGTCGCGGTCATTTGGGCGGTGGTCAGGTAGTGCGCAATGGTGCAGACGATCAGCAGCGTCATCGTCCCGTACAGCACATGCAACGGGTTACCCGTGAGGTTGAAGAAGAAGACGTAACCCAGACCGAGCACCAGCCCCGGCACCGCCATCGGCACAAAACTGAGCATGCGCAGGGCCAGGTTGAGTCCGCGCTGACTGCGGGTTTTCTCCATCAGGTAAGCGCCGGTAAAGATCAGCACACTGCCGATCAGCGCCGTGCCCAACGCCATCTTCAGACTGTTGCTGTAGGCCAGCCAGCCACCGCCAGCAGTTTCGTTGAACTGGTAATGATTGAGTGACAGCGACAGGTTGTACGGCCAGAACTTCACCAGCGAGGAAAACACGGCCATGCCGAACACCAGAATCAACGCGGCGCTGATCAGCAAAACAATCGCCAGATAGCAGCCATCGCGCAGTTTCGACGGCGACGGTTTGAACACCTGCGCCCGACCGCTCATGGAATCGCCGTGTCGCCGACGCAACCACGCATCGACGCCGAAGCTGAACAGCGCCGGCAGCAACAGCACCATGCCGATCAACGCGCCGCGACCGAATTGCTGTTGGCCGACCACAGCTTTGTAGGCTTCCAGCGCCAGCACTTGATAGTCGCCACCGACCACCACCGGCACACCGAAATCGGTGATGGTCAGGGTGAACACCAGACAGAACGCGGCGAATACAGCCTGGCGCGTTGCCGGCCAGGTGATGCTGCGAAAGGCTTTGGCCGGACTGGCGCCCATGCTCGACGCCGCATCGAACAGTCGCGCATCGGCCAGCGACAAAGCCGAGAGCAGAATCATCAATGCATGCGGAAAGGTGTAAATCACCTCGCCCAGCACAATCCCCCAGAACCCGTAGATATTGTCCGAGAGCAATCCGCGCAACATGCCCTGGTTGCCGAACAGATAGACCAGCGCAATCCCCGGCAGCATCGACGGCGCCATCAGCGGCAACAACGAAATCCCGCGCCAGATGCCCTTGGCCGGAATCAGCGTGCGTTGCAGCGCATAGGCAAACAGGTAGGCCAGCGGTACGACGATGGCCGCGACGCTGAGGGAAACTTTCAGACTGTTGCCAAGCAGCCAGTGGAAATTCTCGCTGGTGACCAGCTCCTTCGCCGCGATCCAGCCACCGCCCTGCCCTGCCTCGCTGCTGAAACCACGCCAGAAGATCGCCAGCAACGGCAGCAATACCGCGACGCCGAGTAACAGCAGCAAGAGCACTTTGCCGCCGACGACAAAAATGCGATCGCCGATCTCGGCTTTCGAAGTCTGGCGCACCTGCTTGTGCGGTAGCGGCAGCGCGAGGTTGCTGTTCATCAGGCAAACACCTGCAGGCTGCGCGGCGGCAAGGCGACCATGATTTGCTGGGCGCCGAGGCGCGGCATGGCTTCCGGGGCGAGTTCGGCGAGCAACGCGTGGCCCGGCAGTTGATCGAGTTCGAAGCTCATGCGGCAGCGGTTGCCGAGGAAGGTGATCTCGCGGACTTTGGCCGGGAACAGGTTTTCTTCGTGCACCGGTGGATTGACGTTGATCGCTTCCGGGCGGCAAAACAAACGGCCCGAGGCACGCTGAATGCTGCCATCGCTGAGGCGCAGGTTCATCCCGCCGACCTGCGCGTGAGTGTCGCTGCTGCGCTGGAACGGCAGCCAGTTGCCCTGGCCGACAAACTCGGCCACGAACGGCGTGGCCGGGCGGTTGTAGATTTCCTGCGGGGTGGCGTACTGCTCGACGCGGCCGTTGTTCATCACCGCGATACGGTCGGCCATCAGCATGGCTTCGTCCTGATTGTGCGTGACCATCAGGGTGGTGATGCCGAGGTTGCGTTGCAGTTGGCGCAGTTCGGTGCACAGATGCTCGCGGACCCGGGCGTCGAGCGCCGACATCGGTTCGTCGAGCAACAGCAGTGACGGTGCCGGCGCCAGCGCGCGGGCCAGCGCTACACGTTGCTGTTGGCCGCCGGACAATTGGCCGGGGTACTTTTTCTCGCTGCCGGTGAGGCCGACCAGTTCGAGCATCTGTCCGACGCGGCGGCGCACTTCATCGCGGCCGCTGCCAGCGAGGCCGTAGGCAATGTTCGCTTCGACCGTCAGATTGGGGAACAGCGCGTAGGACTGGAACAGAATCCCGTAATCACGGGCTTGCGGGGCGAGGTGCGAGACGTCGCGCTCGCCGAGGTACAGCTCGCCGCTGTCCTGCTTTTCCAGACCGGCGATGCAGCGCAGCAAGGTGGTTTTGCCGCAGCCCGAGGGGCCGAGCAGACACACCAGTTCACCGGCGGCGACGTCGAGGGAGACGTTATCCAGCGCGGTGAAAGCGCCGAAGCGTTTCTGCACGCCGCGCACTTTCATCGGCGCACCGGGGTTGGTCAGGGCAGTTGCGATGGCAGGATTCATGGACAGACCTCATCAAGCAGATGGGGCCAATCCTAGAGTTGTAATGCGTCCGTCATGTGGCAGTGAGGCAAAAACGGCCGATAGTGGTATTCAGGGATTTTGGTTCAAGTGATGGGGTGACTGATCTGGCGCCTTCGCGAGCAGGCTCGCTCCCACAGGGGATAGTGTTCACAACCCAAATCCAATGTGGGAGCGAGCCTGCTCGCGAAGAGGCCAGCTCGCACACTGAAGATCTCAGGCCGGGGACATTTCCTGGGCCAAGCCGAGAAACGCCGCCGGCAACCGCGCGCCCTTGCGCTCTTTCAGGCAATACAGATATTCAGGAATCTGCGGCGCATTCTCGATGGTCAACACGCGCAACTGCGGATCATGCGGCACTTCCTGCCGGGCAATGATGCTGATGCCGATATTGCGCAATACCGCCTCACGAATCGACTCACGGCTGCCAATCTCCAGCAGCGGCCCGAAGCTAACCCCGGCAGTCGCCAGCAATTCTTCCGTCAGCCGCCGCGTGGTCGAACCGGACTCACGCATCAACAACGTATGCCCGGCCAGCGCACTCAACGCCACATGCTCCTGCACAGCCAGCGGATGATTGCGATGCACCGCCAGCACCAGCGGATCAGTGCCCAACACCCGACGAATCAATCGCGCGTCATCGAGCAATTGCGACGACGCGGCGATGTCCACGCGGTAATCCTCCAGCGCTTCCAGCACTTGCTGCGAGTTACCGATTTCCACCGACACTTCCACTTGCGGCAGACGCTCGCGAAAGGTCTTCACCAGATCGAGGATGTAATACGGCGCCGTCGCCGCGATGCGCAACGTGCCCTGCACCTGACCGCTGTTGCGCAGGAAGAACTCGATATCGGCCTCTTGCTGCAGCAGGGTCTTGACCATCGGCAGCAACCGCGCGCCTTCATCACTGACGCTCAGACGCCGGCCGCCACGGTAGAACAGTTCCACCGAGTACTGACTTTCCAGATTGCGAATCTGCGTGGTCACGGTCGGTTGGCTGAGGCCGAGTTTTTTCGCCGCCAGCGTGATGCTGCCCAGACGGGCGACCATGTAAAACGCTTTCAGCTCGGCACTCAGCACAACCTTTCCTCATCTATTTGCGCAGCAGGCGCAACCCGTTGAACACCACCAGCAGGCTCACGCCCATGTCGGCAAACACCGCCATCCACATGGTGGCGAGCCCGGCGAAGGTTACCGCAAGAAAGATAGCTTTGATCACCAGGGCCAGCGCGATGTTCTGTTTCAG from Pseudomonas tensinigenes harbors:
- a CDS encoding TIGR03364 family FAD-dependent oxidoreductase, giving the protein MTQHQDLLIVGAGILGLSHAYAAAKRGLKVAVFERTATPLGASVRNFGQALVTGQPPGPMLELAKASREIWGDWAQLAGLQIKRNGSYLFARTEVEEHLLEVFCNGRAVEHGYNIQLLRGAALRDLYHGQFSHHRAALHGIDDQQLYSREAIPALIDYLRRDLGVEFHFSTLVRDVETGHLHSTAGSFTAKQIVVCSGHDYQTLLAEPIAALDPQICRLQMLRAKPQVDLNLQHALLTGLSCVHYGAFADLPEAAAVQAQILREQPHLHDNGIHLLISPTPYGELIIGDSHHYGSDPSPFNAEQVDNWMIELAEQTLGCKVQVVERWQGVYGSRGPGPFSFLRPAAGLSVALMHTGVGMSVGPALAERNVAQLLEEI
- a CDS encoding putative 2-aminoethylphosphonate ABC transporter permease subunit, with product MNSNLALPLPHKQVRQTSKAEIGDRIFVVGGKVLLLLLLGVAVLLPLLAIFWRGFSSEAGQGGGWIAAKELVTSENFHWLLGNSLKVSLSVAAIVVPLAYLFAYALQRTLIPAKGIWRGISLLPLMAPSMLPGIALVYLFGNQGMLRGLLSDNIYGFWGIVLGEVIYTFPHALMILLSALSLADARLFDAASSMGASPAKAFRSITWPATRQAVFAAFCLVFTLTITDFGVPVVVGGDYQVLALEAYKAVVGQQQFGRGALIGMVLLLPALFSFGVDAWLRRRHGDSMSGRAQVFKPSPSKLRDGCYLAIVLLISAALILVFGMAVFSSLVKFWPYNLSLSLNHYQFNETAGGGWLAYSNSLKMALGTALIGSVLIFTGAYLMEKTRSQRGLNLALRMLSFVPMAVPGLVLGLGYVFFFNLTGNPLHVLYGTMTLLIVCTIAHYLTTAQMTATTALRQLDAEFEAAALSLKAPLYRHYLRVTVPICLPALLDIVRYLFVSAMTTVSAAIFLYSPDTILAAVAVLNMDDAGNVGGAAAMSTLILFTSAGVSLLLAWASRGLLRRSQAWRQTAPGH
- a CDS encoding putative 2-aminoethylphosphonate ABC transporter substrate-binding protein, which produces MFKPLALAAAVLATFSLNAFAAKTELTVYTALEAEQLKSYKEAFEKANPDVEIKWVRDSTGIITAKLLAEKARPQADAVWGLAASSLAILDQQGMLQSYAPKDLGKIGANYRDAANPPAWVGMDVWAATICFNTVEAEKQGLTKPVSWQDLTKPEYKGKIVMPNPASSGTGFLDVSAWLQTFGEKQGWAYMDGLHQNIGQYVHSGSKPCKLAAAGEFPIGISFEYPAVQLKRQGAPLDIILPKEGLGWEIEATAVIKGTPHEEAAKKLADFSASAEAMDLYKENFAVLAQPGIAKPQTELPADYEQRLIKNDFAWASKNRDEILTEWRKRYDGKSEKVAAK
- a CDS encoding LysR family transcriptional regulator, translating into MLSAELKAFYMVARLGSITLAAKKLGLSQPTVTTQIRNLESQYSVELFYRGGRRLSVSDEGARLLPMVKTLLQQEADIEFFLRNSGQVQGTLRIAATAPYYILDLVKTFRERLPQVEVSVEIGNSQQVLEALEDYRVDIAASSQLLDDARLIRRVLGTDPLVLAVHRNHPLAVQEHVALSALAGHTLLMRESGSTTRRLTEELLATAGVSFGPLLEIGSRESIREAVLRNIGISIIARQEVPHDPQLRVLTIENAPQIPEYLYCLKERKGARLPAAFLGLAQEMSPA
- a CDS encoding putative 2-aminoethylphosphonate ABC transporter ATP-binding protein; this translates as MNPAIATALTNPGAPMKVRGVQKRFGAFTALDNVSLDVAAGELVCLLGPSGCGKTTLLRCIAGLEKQDSGELYLGERDVSHLAPQARDYGILFQSYALFPNLTVEANIAYGLAGSGRDEVRRRVGQMLELVGLTGSEKKYPGQLSGGQQQRVALARALAPAPSLLLLDEPMSALDARVREHLCTELRQLQRNLGITTLMVTHNQDEAMLMADRIAVMNNGRVEQYATPQEIYNRPATPFVAEFVGQGNWLPFQRSSDTHAQVGGMNLRLSDGSIQRASGRLFCRPEAINVNPPVHEENLFPAKVREITFLGNRCRMSFELDQLPGHALLAELAPEAMPRLGAQQIMVALPPRSLQVFA